A single bacterium DNA region contains:
- a CDS encoding L,D-transpeptidase family protein: protein MKSHLRIALITLMLFISTAPAPAQLSKLRASHAAFWDSVFGAGGWDKADIGFVVTKRPPMLHVVRLDGGQDTIASFEVCAMDVTPGFKAREGDGRTPEGIYHISLLNSASSYHLSMKINYPNQVDDARYKKHSASKGERWSQGGDIFIHGKCASVGCIAMTDEVIEKLYLLVASRPSKKQSIPVLLLPYDSEAAYQQMFFHADEQYEETGSVYWLLLRNHIENMRDLWRCFRDTGSIPRARVTADACYLVPQSK from the coding sequence TTGAAATCCCATCTACGTATTGCGCTCATTACCCTGATGCTGTTTATCAGTACGGCACCCGCCCCTGCCCAGCTGAGCAAGCTTCGAGCATCACACGCTGCATTCTGGGATTCGGTGTTTGGCGCCGGGGGCTGGGATAAGGCAGACATCGGCTTCGTCGTGACCAAGCGTCCCCCTATGCTCCATGTGGTCCGACTGGACGGCGGACAGGACACGATCGCAAGCTTTGAGGTCTGTGCGATGGATGTGACGCCCGGATTCAAGGCACGCGAGGGTGATGGACGCACGCCGGAAGGCATCTATCACATCTCTCTTCTCAATTCCGCCAGCAGCTATCACCTTTCAATGAAGATCAATTATCCCAATCAGGTTGATGATGCGCGGTATAAGAAGCACAGCGCTTCGAAGGGGGAACGCTGGTCACAGGGCGGAGATATTTTCATTCACGGGAAATGCGCCTCGGTTGGCTGCATCGCGATGACGGATGAGGTGATAGAGAAACTCTACCTGCTTGTCGCGTCGCGTCCGAGTAAAAAGCAGAGCATCCCGGTTCTGCTTCTCCCTTACGACAGCGAGGCGGCGTATCAGCAGATGTTCTTTCATGCCGACGAACAGTACGAGGAAACCGGGAGCGTCTACTGGCTGCTGCTGCGCAATCACATAGAAAACATGCGCGACCTGTGGCGCTGTTTCCGAGACACGGGTTCGATTCCCCGAGCGCGAGTGACTGCCGACGCGTGCTATCTTGTCCCTCAATCCAAATAA
- a CDS encoding T9SS type A sorting domain-containing protein, whose product MAACALFLTAKLQAQCSTPNLSTPTTISTASYPYSVNAAYLDADAHLDLLIANYASDNIYILPGYGDGTFGSAASFAVGNGPVMAIATGDYNGDNVPDVATANWYAGTFSILLGNGDGTFGTATHTSLGSGSYPRSIVSGDLDGNGWTDLVIACERTDNIAIVLRTGPASFASPVFIAAGSNPNFVVLNDCDGNGTLDLIVSNGDSPSITVHLGNGEGAFASPVSYTVNQKPYCVTAGDFNNDGITDIAAAISVNSKAVVMLGSGGGNFGSPTYYDIGTFPYFIITADVNRDDELDLVVANGESDNISILLGNGNGSFGTATNLPVGNDPRGIAAADLNETGGLDLAVSNFGANTVSIFLNSCYQSPTPDLDNLPSLVGECSVTVNTTPTANSEVAGTIYGTTDDPLSYTEQGTYTITWKYDDGVSAPTYQTQLVVVDDITPPQLSISTSPTYLWPCNHQMQTVNVTVTATDNCGTPEVTLVSIVSSEAENGIGDGDTPDDIQLAETGTYDLSFALRAERSGSGSGRVYTITYRAVDVGGNWTEAQTTVTAPHAISKLFSGEVIPPSDMTLGQNFPNPFNPSTSIPYTLAEDGHVRIVVTDSHGREVEELADQHQSAGTYSAEFNADSFSSGIYFCTMFSGHEVRTIKMTLSK is encoded by the coding sequence ATGGCAGCCTGTGCGTTGTTCCTTACGGCGAAGCTGCAAGCGCAATGTTCAACACCAAACCTATCCACACCAACCACGATCTCAACTGCAAGCTATCCTTACTCGGTCAACGCTGCCTATCTCGATGCAGATGCACATCTTGATCTCTTGATCGCCAATTACGCTTCAGACAATATCTACATTCTGCCTGGTTATGGGGATGGGACATTCGGAAGTGCTGCATCTTTCGCAGTCGGCAACGGACCGGTCATGGCAATCGCAACTGGTGACTACAACGGCGACAATGTACCCGATGTCGCCACGGCGAACTGGTATGCGGGCACATTTTCGATTTTACTTGGCAACGGTGATGGCACCTTCGGCACCGCCACACACACCTCCCTCGGCAGTGGAAGCTACCCTCGCTCCATCGTCTCAGGGGATCTCGACGGAAACGGTTGGACAGATCTGGTTATTGCCTGTGAGAGAACGGACAATATTGCCATCGTGTTACGCACCGGGCCGGCCAGTTTCGCAAGCCCCGTATTCATAGCGGCCGGATCAAACCCGAACTTTGTCGTACTGAATGATTGCGATGGAAACGGGACGCTTGACCTGATAGTCTCGAACGGTGACTCGCCGAGTATAACGGTGCACCTCGGAAATGGAGAAGGAGCGTTCGCTTCCCCGGTCTCTTACACTGTCAATCAGAAGCCATACTGTGTTACCGCAGGAGATTTCAATAACGATGGGATCACCGACATTGCCGCCGCAATTTCGGTGAACAGCAAGGCGGTGGTCATGCTGGGAAGCGGCGGTGGAAATTTCGGCTCCCCTACCTACTACGACATCGGCACATTCCCCTATTTTATAATCACAGCCGACGTCAACCGTGACGATGAGCTTGATCTCGTCGTCGCCAATGGGGAATCCGACAACATCAGCATCCTGCTTGGAAACGGTAACGGCAGCTTCGGTACAGCGACGAATCTTCCTGTCGGAAACGACCCGCGCGGGATAGCGGCCGCGGATTTGAATGAGACAGGTGGGCTTGACCTTGCGGTCAGCAATTTCGGTGCAAATACAGTTTCCATCTTCCTGAACAGCTGTTATCAATCCCCCACCCCGGATCTGGATAATCTCCCCTCTCTGGTCGGGGAATGTTCCGTAACAGTGAACACAACTCCGACAGCGAACAGCGAGGTTGCAGGCACGATATACGGCACGACGGATGATCCGCTCTCCTACACCGAGCAGGGGACATACACTATCACATGGAAGTACGACGACGGTGTCAGTGCCCCTACCTACCAGACTCAGCTCGTCGTCGTTGACGATATTACTCCCCCACAGCTCAGCATCAGCACTTCGCCCACATACCTCTGGCCATGCAATCACCAGATGCAGACTGTGAATGTCACAGTCACGGCGACTGACAATTGCGGAACTCCGGAAGTCACGCTTGTTTCGATTGTCAGCAGCGAAGCGGAAAACGGAATCGGTGATGGTGACACCCCGGATGATATTCAACTCGCTGAGACGGGAACCTACGATCTGTCATTCGCACTCCGAGCGGAGCGCTCCGGTTCCGGAAGCGGGCGTGTATACACAATCACCTATCGTGCGGTCGACGTCGGCGGCAACTGGACCGAAGCGCAAACAACTGTCACAGCACCGCATGCAATAAGCAAGTTGTTCAGTGGAGAAGTTATACCTCCGTCAGACATGACTCTCGGACAGAATTTCCCAAATCCTTTCAATCCATCAACCAGCATACCCTACACCCTCGCGGAGGATGGACACGTTCGCATCGTAGTCACGGATTCCCATGGACGAGAGGTCGAGGAGTTGGCAGATCAGCACCAGTCCGCCGGGACATACAGCGCGGAGTTCAATGCCGACTCATTCTCTTCGGGAATCTACTTCTGCACAATGTTCAGTGGACATGAAGTGCGAACAATAAAGATGACTCTTTCGAAGTAA
- a CDS encoding DUF2779 domain-containing protein → MNRIITLTKSRFKLACECPTKLFYTGKKEYANQSLSDPFLAELAKGGYQVGELAKLYHPGGVDIKSLDYDESLAQTNVALQQENATIYEAAVAYENLFIRIDVLEKRGNHLHLIEVKAKSFDPDDRDAFLTRKGTIKGSWRPYLYDVAFQKHVLTHAFPGMVVSSYLMMADKSAECPTDGLNQKLRITRNAQNRLEVIVSPEMNDADLFVPILAKVNVDPYVDLIWENHDSDPANLLGFEDRIALYAASYADDRKILPVLSSTCASCEFRCSEEDFVAGKRDGYRECFSEVLGWDEADFADPTVLTLWNFRRKDELIEDRRIKMTDVTEDDIKPSPDGKPGLSTSERQWMQVDKIHRGDDSPWIDTDSLRREMHSWRFPLHFIDFETTMVAIPFNAGRRPYEEIAFQFSHHVVHEDGRVEHAGQYLNAKPGVFPNYDFVRALKRELEQDDGSIFRYAAHENTYLCKIHQQLRADPGVPDRDELCAFIQTITRSTGSSVETWEGERNMIDMLELVKRYYYDPYTGGSNSIKYVLPAILQRSEFLQHKYSEPIYGAAGGIPSKNYQDWRWIVRDNDTVRDPYKLLPRLFQDIDPTDEELLSESDELKDGAAAMTAYARMQFEEMGDAEHRHLHDALLRYCELDTMAMVMIYEGWRNLLVP, encoded by the coding sequence ATGAACAGAATCATCACTCTCACCAAATCCCGTTTCAAACTCGCCTGCGAGTGTCCAACAAAACTCTTCTACACAGGGAAGAAGGAGTACGCCAACCAGTCACTGAGTGATCCCTTCCTGGCTGAACTTGCGAAAGGAGGCTACCAAGTAGGGGAGTTGGCGAAGCTTTACCATCCGGGTGGGGTGGACATCAAATCGCTTGACTACGATGAGTCTCTTGCACAGACTAACGTAGCGTTGCAACAGGAGAATGCCACTATTTACGAAGCCGCTGTGGCCTATGAGAACCTGTTCATCCGCATCGACGTGCTGGAGAAGAGAGGGAATCATCTGCATCTCATCGAAGTGAAGGCGAAGTCCTTCGATCCCGACGATCGGGATGCCTTTCTGACTCGGAAGGGTACGATCAAGGGCAGCTGGCGGCCATATCTCTACGATGTGGCATTTCAGAAGCATGTCCTGACGCACGCTTTTCCGGGAATGGTGGTTTCTTCATACCTGATGATGGCTGATAAATCCGCCGAATGTCCGACGGACGGACTGAACCAGAAACTGCGCATCACCAGAAACGCTCAGAATCGACTTGAAGTGATCGTCTCCCCCGAAATGAACGACGCGGACCTGTTCGTGCCTATTCTGGCGAAAGTCAACGTGGATCCGTATGTGGATCTCATCTGGGAGAACCACGACAGCGATCCTGCGAACTTGCTTGGCTTCGAGGACCGGATTGCGCTTTACGCCGCTTCCTATGCCGATGACAGGAAAATACTCCCCGTACTTTCGAGTACTTGTGCTTCCTGTGAATTTCGATGCAGTGAGGAAGACTTCGTTGCCGGAAAACGGGATGGGTACAGGGAGTGCTTTTCGGAAGTGCTCGGTTGGGACGAAGCGGACTTCGCAGACCCCACGGTTTTGACTCTCTGGAATTTCCGGCGCAAGGATGAGTTGATCGAAGATCGTCGTATCAAGATGACCGATGTCACAGAAGACGACATCAAACCATCCCCGGATGGAAAGCCCGGGCTCTCGACGTCCGAGCGGCAGTGGATGCAGGTGGACAAGATCCATCGCGGCGACGACTCGCCCTGGATCGACACCGATAGTCTTCGCCGGGAGATGCACAGCTGGCGCTTCCCGCTCCACTTCATCGATTTCGAGACGACGATGGTGGCTATACCTTTTAACGCCGGTCGACGTCCATACGAAGAAATCGCTTTCCAGTTCTCCCATCATGTCGTCCATGAGGACGGACGCGTTGAGCACGCCGGACAGTATCTCAACGCAAAACCCGGTGTGTTTCCGAACTACGACTTCGTACGTGCGCTGAAACGGGAGCTGGAACAGGACGACGGCAGCATATTCCGCTACGCGGCGCATGAGAATACCTACCTCTGCAAGATCCATCAGCAGCTCAGGGCAGACCCCGGTGTGCCGGACCGGGACGAGTTGTGCGCCTTCATCCAGACTATAACGCGTTCTACCGGTTCAAGCGTCGAGACATGGGAAGGAGAACGGAACATGATCGACATGCTCGAGCTGGTCAAACGCTACTACTACGATCCATACACGGGCGGCTCGAATTCAATCAAGTACGTCCTGCCCGCGATACTGCAGAGGTCCGAATTTCTGCAGCATAAATACAGCGAACCCATCTATGGGGCTGCCGGCGGAATTCCAAGCAAGAATTATCAGGATTGGCGCTGGATCGTGCGCGACAACGATACAGTTCGTGATCCTTACAAACTCCTGCCGAGGTTGTTCCAGGATATTGATCCAACCGATGAGGAGCTCCTCAGTGAAAGCGATGAACTGAAAGACGGTGCTGCTGCCATGACCGCCTACGCGCGCATGCAGTTCGAGGAGATGGGCGACGCCGAACACCGTCATCTCCATGACGCCCTGCTGCGCTATTGCGAATTGGATACGATGGCGATGGTCATGATTTATGAGGGCTGGCGTAATTTGCTGGTCCCATGA
- a CDS encoding WYL domain-containing protein gives MLDIQTKLKRQLEIVGLAVENERELRPVDLAEMYGCEELTIKRDLSELRGSGIDVHSHRNGGVRIDTPIPPRRLRELVAQYLSLCVAQRGVDNAVGLMVRKRGVRALHTAVLLQRCIEQRRIAVIDYRKEAGDKNGLREIAPLLLFQSDRYWRVLAMHDDRIKQFHLNKIASVNPGSRRFRPVPASDIEALFRHSFKSWIGTEEYRIRLHLSPLWAQRLKPRQLFESQLVTEESDGAIVLEASVNSLDEIASWVVSRGEGVTVLDPPALREKVITLAQGVLRNYQV, from the coding sequence ATGCTGGACATTCAAACGAAACTGAAACGGCAACTGGAGATCGTGGGACTCGCGGTAGAAAATGAACGGGAACTGCGGCCGGTGGACCTGGCGGAGATGTACGGCTGCGAAGAGCTTACCATCAAACGTGATTTGAGTGAACTACGCGGCAGTGGGATCGACGTTCATTCACATCGGAATGGAGGCGTGCGCATCGATACTCCGATTCCGCCGCGTCGACTCAGGGAACTCGTGGCGCAGTACCTCTCACTCTGCGTGGCGCAGAGGGGAGTGGACAATGCCGTCGGACTCATGGTGCGAAAGCGTGGCGTCCGTGCGCTGCATACTGCGGTGCTGCTGCAGCGCTGCATCGAACAGCGGCGTATCGCCGTGATCGACTACAGGAAGGAGGCAGGGGATAAGAACGGCTTACGGGAAATTGCACCGCTGCTGCTGTTCCAGAGCGACCGCTACTGGCGTGTGCTCGCCATGCACGATGACCGCATCAAGCAGTTCCATCTCAACAAGATTGCATCTGTCAACCCCGGCAGCAGGCGCTTTCGTCCAGTCCCCGCATCGGACATCGAGGCGCTGTTCCGGCATTCCTTCAAAAGCTGGATCGGCACCGAGGAATATCGTATCCGTCTGCACCTCTCACCGCTCTGGGCGCAGCGCCTGAAACCGCGTCAGTTGTTCGAATCGCAGCTTGTGACCGAAGAGTCCGACGGCGCCATCGTTCTCGAGGCGTCCGTGAATTCACTCGACGAAATTGCTTCCTGGGTCGTCAGTCGCGGCGAGGGTGTCACGGTTCTCGATCCTCCTGCACTGCGCGAGAAAGTCATCACGCTCGCGCAAGGTGTCCTGCGGAACTATCAAGTGTGA
- a CDS encoding CDC27 family protein — MSLNIPLPDDPKVTQHNGIVFTEVGAYAAAVPSLQHSLKFDPGNCRSMYYLALAHFRLGQYDSAVQAYNTLARSSDPESRPGCAMLQRAFTLRDGHHLRDVEELEENMALDMIERMYHSELQPIHFVGMVWLKEGQLRTARALDLSIIYGPENQFLCVLPQGQSWLEIETENAWVPVWRCPVSVFDRRAAQQLFFLRALFTLKSRFKLTTAPDVCSTEFPIEHRDILLQRIFPDSR, encoded by the coding sequence ATGTCCCTCAACATTCCCCTCCCCGACGATCCGAAAGTCACACAGCACAACGGTATTGTATTCACTGAAGTCGGTGCCTACGCCGCCGCGGTCCCTTCGCTTCAGCACAGCCTGAAATTCGATCCCGGGAACTGCCGTTCGATGTATTACCTCGCGCTGGCACATTTCCGGCTCGGGCAATATGATAGCGCGGTGCAGGCGTACAATACACTGGCACGCTCCAGTGATCCCGAATCGCGTCCCGGCTGCGCGATGCTGCAGCGGGCGTTCACGCTGAGGGACGGTCATCATCTGCGCGATGTGGAAGAACTCGAGGAGAACATGGCGTTGGATATGATCGAGCGCATGTACCACTCGGAATTGCAGCCCATTCACTTTGTCGGCATGGTCTGGCTGAAAGAAGGGCAACTGCGCACTGCACGGGCACTCGACCTCAGCATCATTTATGGCCCGGAGAATCAGTTTCTCTGCGTTCTACCGCAGGGACAATCCTGGCTGGAAATCGAAACGGAAAACGCATGGGTGCCGGTCTGGCGCTGTCCCGTCTCCGTGTTCGACCGCCGCGCCGCGCAGCAGCTCTTCTTCCTCCGCGCACTGTTTACATTGAAGTCGAGATTCAAGCTCACAACGGCGCCGGACGTATGCAGCACGGAATTCCCCATCGAGCACCGGGATATCCTGCTGCAGCGCATCTTTCCTGACAGTCGGTGA
- a CDS encoding tetratricopeptide repeat protein, which produces MRYIINPAIIILLTFFPAVVLFAQEENSDLAMAESFFDREDWENAARSYDRVIQAESETPFVLHRLAYSLLKCDHNMKARVVLERLIALNPDDDLAHYNLGILYWSTDRPLLAIPCFKSAVRIDSAWADAWYCLGLIYVDLERPDDAWRMWDRVLPLDADMAADLHERVSYLERYLNDPVQEW; this is translated from the coding sequence ATGCGCTACATCATCAATCCCGCCATCATCATTCTCCTGACTTTTTTCCCCGCAGTTGTGCTTTTTGCGCAGGAGGAAAATTCCGATCTCGCCATGGCCGAATCGTTCTTTGATCGTGAGGACTGGGAAAACGCCGCCCGTTCTTATGACCGTGTGATTCAGGCCGAATCCGAAACACCGTTTGTTCTCCATCGCCTGGCGTATTCACTGCTCAAGTGCGATCACAACATGAAAGCACGCGTCGTGCTCGAGCGCCTGATCGCGCTGAATCCCGACGATGACCTCGCGCACTATAATCTCGGCATCCTGTACTGGTCCACCGATCGTCCGCTGCTCGCCATCCCTTGTTTCAAATCAGCAGTGCGCATCGACTCGGCCTGGGCGGACGCCTGGTACTGTCTCGGACTTATTTACGTGGATCTCGAGCGTCCCGACGACGCATGGCGCATGTGGGACAGGGTTCTGCCGCTTGACGCGGATATGGCCGCTGACCTACATGAGCGTGTCAGCTATCTCGAGCGGTATTTGAACGATCCTGTCCAGGAATGGTGA
- a CDS encoding DUF3659 domain-containing protein, translating to MQSCILQLFVLCLLAVPAQLPAQKITDAMNRHVLTVQSDGRILSPQNVTLGHFKPDGRIVDARNRLLGRISKEGRFYSPSNKLLGRIDPDGKVWDAQNVLLGRVEDGRVYDKSNRLIAKGAGVKAKFLGWSLFLGERNDFTK from the coding sequence ATGCAGTCCTGCATTTTGCAGCTCTTCGTCCTGTGCCTGCTCGCCGTCCCGGCGCAGCTCCCCGCGCAGAAAATAACCGACGCCATGAACCGCCACGTGCTGACCGTACAGTCCGACGGCCGCATCCTCTCCCCACAAAACGTCACACTCGGCCACTTCAAACCCGACGGCCGCATCGTCGACGCCCGCAACCGCCTCCTCGGCCGGATTTCAAAAGAAGGACGGTTTTACAGTCCATCAAACAAGCTCCTCGGCCGCATCGACCCGGACGGAAAGGTGTGGGATGCGCAGAATGTATTGCTGGGGAGGGTGGAGGATGGACGAGTGTATGACAAGAGCAACCGGCTCATCGCGAAAGGCGCAGGGGTGAAAGCGAAATTTCTAGGGTGGAGTTTGTTCTTAGGTGAACGAAATGACTTTACAAAGTGA